tggttctatttttaatttttgaggaacttccatactgttttccataatggctgcatcagtttgcattcccaccaacagtgcacaagggttcccttttctccacaacctcaccaacacttgttatttcttatgtttttgtaatagccattctgacaggtgtgaggtgatatctcactgtagttttgatttgcatttccctgatggttagtgatgttgagcatcttttcgtgtaccttttggccatttggatgtcttctttggaaaaaggtctattcaagtcctctgctctttttttaatcaattacgttgtttttttgatattaagttgtgtatgctctttgtatattttggatattaaccccttatgtatgatttgcaaatatcttctttcattcagtaggttgccttttcgttttgttgctGGTAGAATATATTCTTGATAATGAAAATTTTTTAGGAATCTGTTTTTCCTGAAACTCAGTCTCATCCCTCAGCCCTTCCCCACCTCAGGGCAGAGACAAAGTGAACATTCCTTAAAAAGCTTTtatgaagacaaaatgaaaaccCGATAACTAACAGCAAAGAGCTAAAAGAAGCAAGTCAGTTTGGCAAATTCACCACCCCGTGAGCTAGCGTGTGGCTTCATCCCCTCCTGCACTATGCAGCTGTGGCTCAGGGCAGGTCGCTGGCCCCTTCCTGCCGACTCCAGAGGAGTGGGGGCCTTAGCCTCATCCTGCAGGGCAAGTGTGGGAGTCACTCAGGAAGCCAATGGATCTGGACCCTTTTAGGACTCATGACACTGGTCTGCTCCAAGCATACAAGGCAGCTGGAAGGATAGGTCTGTCCTCCATGGCAGAGCCAACGTTCTGTTGAACAGCAGCCCCTGAGCATCAAATACTGGGTGGCAGATACCTAGGGACATGCCCAGTTCTTCAGTTTCACACCCATGGCAGACATCAGTAATCAATTACAGAATTCTTCCCACCAAACCAGAACTCAGGGTTCTGGACAGTTGCCCCCTAGTGTTTACACAAGATAGGGTCATTTGCCCCCTCATCCCTAATCTGATCCCCTTGGCCTTGGTTTCCTGTCAGGGCTCTAGGGCgaaggcaggaagggagctgACCACTGCTTTATGCCCACAGTGTGGACCCAGGCTGCATGAGCCCAGATGTGAAGAATTCCATCCACGTTGGAGACCGGATCCTGGAAATCAATGGCACGCCCATCCGGAACGTGCCGCTGGATGAGGTATGGGTCCTCGGTCTGGAGAGCAGGATTGGAGGTGGTGCCTTCCTGCCTGGCCCTCCCCAACCCTCATCCCCACCACCTCGGGCTCACGTGTCTGCACCCCTGCTCTCCCCAGATTGACCTGCTGATCCAGGAAACCAGCCGCCTACTCCAGCTGACTCTTGAGCACGACCCCCATGACACACTGGGCCATGGGCTGGGGCCTGAGCCCAGCCCTTTGAGCTCCCCAGCTCACACTCCCAGTGGGGAGGCGGGCAGCGCCACCCGGCAGAAGCCTGTCCTGTAAGTCAGCCTGCCTCGTGCTGCATCTGGGTACTTTCACTGGCTCTGGGCCTTGGGGGATGGGACCTGGTCCCCACCCTCCAGTCGCTCACAGTCTGATGGGGAGTCATTCCTGCAAAGAAGCAGGCCTGCAAGGGACACTGGGGGTGATAAACAAGGGTAATGAGAAGTAGGACGTGAGAGCCCCTCCCCCAGTGAGGGTTAGAGCGCTTCCAGGGTGGCCCAGCACCCAGGCTTCTGGAGCAGCTGGCAGGTAGCTCAGGATGATGCAGCCTCACgtgtggctggggaggggtgggctcTGAGGTGAAGCCAGTGGCAGGGCTTCAGATGTGGCAGGGGGCTTTGGATTTTGTCTGCCTGTTGTGGGCCCCACTGAAGGGTGTTGCACCAAAGCGATGTGTTTCGCAGAGGCTAGTCGTCCCCTATGCGGGAGGGTGCCCCAGACCAGAGTCGGCTGGGGGGCTGTGGCAGTGGTCCAGGTGGGAGGGGCCAGGTGCCCCGTACCCTCTTGAAGGGAGGCCAGGGGGCACAAGGAAGAAACCCAGAGGCAGCCTGGTCCTCTCTCCACTTCCTGTGGGGCCTGCTCAGGACTCCTGGTAAAGACATCTGGGGTGACAGCCTTTACTCTAACAAACAGCAATGTTGAAGGCACGTATTTCCTCCTTGCCTGCATTTGGagctcaagccatgctgcaggACCACCTAAATGGCAGGGGTATGGGCATCCCAGGCAGGTTGTCTGCCTCCGCACCCCACAGCCTCGGACCTGAATGCTGGGAGACAAAGCATCTGCCTCAGGGTCACCAGCAGAGAAGGCCAAGGACAAACATTGCTCCCAAGGGCACCTGCAGGATAGTGGGCCTCAAACGGGAAGTCCGAGCAGGACAGGACACTGGGTCTGGGCATCGGGATGGGGCAAGAGCCTTATGATGGCCCCAGGAGAGGTGCCCTGTGCCCCCTCCACTGGAACAGGGTGATTATACATAGTCTGGCATAGATGGGAGCATGGCAGGTGGGAAGAAGGGGGCAGGGCCTTGGCCAGGTGGCCCCCTTGCCCCAGTGGCACTGAGCactgtgtctgtctccccaggaGGAGCTACAGCATCGACAGGTCTCCAGGTGCTGGCTCACTGGGCTCCCCGGCCTCGCAGCGCAAGGACCTGGGTCGCTCCGAGTCCCTCCGCGTGGTCTGCCGGCCACACCGCATCTTCCGGCCGTCAGACCTCATCCATGGAGAGGTGTTGGGCAAGGGCTGCTTTGGCCAGGCCATCAAGGTACGGCGTGTGCCCAGGCAGGCACGGGGCCGTGAGTGGCACCCGGAGAGCAGTCTGGGTGTGACCATCagtcctccttcctcctcccaccagtGCCTCCAGGGATCCACAGTGGAAGGGTGTCCCGCTGGCTTCCAGACTCCCCGGCCAGTGCTCTCCTCCACCGGGGCCTCCTTGAGCTATTTGGGAGAGGGGACTTACCATAGATAGACCCCAAACTGTATGTGGAGGAGGTTGTTGGAACGTGACTCCTTGGGGTAGAGGATGGGAGTGCAGCCAGACTGACCCTAAAGGGTTCCTCCCCTGGGACCCCATACTGAGCCTGATGCCAGGTCTCTCGTGGCCTCTGGGCTGCTTCTCCCCTCACACTCGCCcccagcagagagaggagcccTTCTCTGGCTCTGATGTCACCTGGCTGTGACCAGGCTGGAAGGCTCAGATTCTACAAAAGGTGCCAGCCAGGCTGCCCACATGTCCACACAGACCCCAGcccctgtccctgtccctgtccccctTGCCTGGGGAGGAATCTCTGGTGGAGCCACCGTTCGACCTTCAGGAGACCGTCcagcagagcagagggaaagCGCTGGCCTCTAGCTCCAGCAGTCCTGGACCCAAGCTCCCGCCACCCCGTTCCCTGCCACCTGGGTGAACTTGGGCACTGTCAGgaaacctccctgagcctcagtttcctcatctgtaaagaaaTTGAGTCCCACCCACTCGGGGGCTGGGAGTATCGCATGAAACGTCTGTGAAGAGCTCTAAGCCGTCTATCCATCTCCCTGGCAGtcctggggcagggatggggcctCCTCCAAGGCAGGCTTAGAGCAGAGCCTCTGTCAGTACTGAGTCTCTGTGCCTCGGTGTCCCCGTGCAGGTGACGCACCGGGAGACAGGCGAGGTGATGGTGATGAAGGAGCTGATCCGGTTCGATGAGGAGACCCAGCGGACATTCCTCAAGGAGGTCAGTGAGCGGAACTCTTCACCAGACGTCTGGGGCGGCCCGTGGTCCTCACCCCCTTCCCCGATTGAGAGCGGGTAGCAAGGGGCTCAGGGAGGGTGTGGCACTCATGCCACAcattggaagaagagaaaatgtcttcCAGGAGGGTGAGAGGGGCAAGGGCATCCGTTGGTGTGGGAGCAGCCCGAGCAAAGAGCACAGCAGCTGGCAGGTGTGGCAGGGCCCATGGGGCGCAGGGGCTCCTCCATCTCTGGGACCATCTGTGGCCTCTGGTGGGACGGCGGAGGGAGGAGATGTGGGCACAGCCCCGGGCCCTGCCTGTTCACACCCCACCAGGTGAAGGTCATGCGATGCCTAGAGCACCCCAATGTGCTCAAGTTCATCGGGGTGCTCTACAAGGACAAGAGGCTCAACTTCATCACCGAGTACATCAAGGGGGGCACCCTCCGGGGCATCATCAAGAGCATGGTGAGTATCCGGGCAGAGGCCCACGTGCTGTGCCGTCCCAGCCACTCCCCCTCTGGGACCCCTGGGACCCAGCCTCCTAAGCTCTTCGATGGGGTCAGCCTCTGGTCTCAGAGACCCTCCCAGCCCTGGTTCTGAATGGAATAGGGAGCAACAGACTCCGTCAAAagctggggcccagagaagggTGGCAGCTTCGCTGAGGGGATGCACAGACTGTTGGCCGCCCTGCAGGGTGCCAGGCCCTGCCTCAGAGCAGCCCGACCCAGCCGCACCTGCCACAGGTACCTGAGGATGGGCACGTTCCGTTACCTCTCTGCCGGGGGCCTTTGTTTTGCTTCTGGCAAAACCAAATCATTTTTACTATTTGCCATGTTCCAGAAAATTCAGAACTTTCTTTAAGGGCTTGGATCACATCACAAATCCATCTCGAGAAATAAAATGCTTGCAGCGGGGCCTTCCAGCTGACAGCGCCCCGGGGCTCCAGGGCTCACCCCACCCCAGCATCACCCTGAGACAGCGGGACCCTGTTCCCTCCCATGCTGATGCCTCCCTCCCTCGGCTGGACTCCCTGGTGCTGCCCGAGGTGGTCCCTGCAGCCTCCTAATAGGTGTAACTTCTCAGAAGGGATGCTGTGGGCACCCACGGTTTAGAGACGCAGGACCCACCCTAGGTTGCCTAGCTGACCTCTGAACCTGATACACTCTGACGTCCCCGCCCTCCTGCCTGAGGTCTCCATGGGGTGGGGTGACAGAACGAGGCATTTCTCCAAATGATCTGAGCCCacagccctgctctccccagcccaggctggcACTCTACAGGCGACCTCACCGGGCCAGCTGTCTCCACCTGGCCCTGAATGTAggttcagattttttaaaaacttgacagAACAGGATTTTATAGACGATAAATAGagcttttcttctcagagttGGCGAGTGAAGAACTATGGGGGAATACTCCCCTACTATTGGAAATCAGCTTTACCGGAAAGCTGTTTTGAATTACTCACCCACACCCCTTAGAACGGACAGTGGTGGGTGCAGACGAGAGTGGGGATCATTAAACCCTCTCGGACACCTGCCCCCGCCTGCCGCTCTCTCACCCACCTGCCCTGCCCATGGCCCCATTGGCCCATCCTggccctctctctgcccccaggaaAGCCAATACCCATGGAGTCAGAGGGTGAGCTTTGCCAAGGACATCGCCTCGGGGATGGTGAGTGGGCCCTGCTGCCGACATCCCgggggtgtgggcagggccatcTGACCCCTCTTATAACATGTTCTCTGCTGCTCACCTAAGATTCCACTCGGAGTTTAGAAACGAAGCCACGGGAAGCTCTGAGAGGGCGGACGGGATCAAATGGGGAATGGGAAGAGCGCCCCACATGGCGTGATGGGGGCgggaggggagctgggagccCTGGGGTCCCTCCGCGCAGCCACCTCCTGACCTCCATACCCCCCACAGGCTTACCTCCACTCCATGAACATCATCCACCGGGACCTCAACTCCCACAACTGCCTGGTCCGTGAGGTAAGCAGCCTGGACCCgggaggggacagcaggagcCCCGCCCATGATTCTCCCAGCCTCGGGGCCTCCCCTGAGCAGGGCTCCCTGGGGCGCCTCCCTCACTCCAGTTTGGCCTGTACGGAaaggcagggccaggaggcagacagacctggCTCTGCACTGACTGTCAGTGTAGCTCCAGCTCTCTGAGCCACCCACATCCCAGGCTGTAGGAGGATCCGATAAACTGATAAAGGAGAAAGTATTGAGTAAACTGTAAAGGACAGTGAGCGTGGCATTCACAGAGAACGGTCCACAGCAGGGTGGCCAAGCCTGTAGCAGGCAGCACCAACAGCTGCAGGTCCGGAGGAGGGCTTGGACGTGTGGGCTGTGTGGTCCGGGCAGGCTGCCCGAAAGAGGCTTTAGGGGGACATACTTAAGTGGGGGGCCgtggaggcagggagcccagggtCTAAGGGGCGGTGATTTAGGGGACCACAGGCGGTCCACAGAAGGCAGTGGGGAGTGACTGGCCATGCCCAGCTGGAGAGGCAGCATCCTGGTTTGCCGGGGCTGCCAAACCAAGTACCACACGCTGgatggcttgaaacaacagagaTGCTTCCTCAGAGTTCAGGAAGCCAaaagtccgaaatcaaggtgctggcacggttggttccttctagaggctGTGAGGGAGCGTCTGCGCCtcgcctctctcccagcttctgctgGCTGCTAGCactccttggcgttccttggcgcatcactccagtctctgcctccatcttcacacggaCGACTTCTGTGCGTCTCTGtcttcttcttacaaggacactggTCGCTGGTTTTAGGGCCCACCCTCACCCAGTATAACCCCAtcttaactgattacatctgcaaagaccctatttccagataagggCATTTCCACATAACCAGTTAGGTTCTGGGTGGACGTGAGTTTTGGAGGGGACACTACTCGTCACACCGCAGGCAGGTCGAGATCTGGTCCTGGAGGAGGTTCTCCAGGTGACTTCAGCACAGGAAGAGTGTTTCTGGTGGCAGGAACAGCACGTGCAAGGACCCAGTGGTATGACATTCAGGAAGTGATGAATAGCTCACGTGGAGTGAGGGTCTCAGCCCTCTGGGAATGTCCACTAGGACTGGGACTGGGAAACACTAGGCAGTGAGCACAGAGAGGTGGGTGAGGCTGGATCCACAGACCTCCCAGGCAGCCGGCTCGGACTGCCCCTGCCGGCAGTGGGTGTCACTGCAGGGCCAAGCCGGTGTAGTGGGTGGGACGAGGAGAGGGTGACCCATCGCAGCCTGGATCCCGCAGCAGGGGCCATCGCTTGGGAATCTGATGAGCGTCGTGAGCCCTCCTGTCCCCAGAGTCCATCTACACACAGCCCAAACCTTTGCCTACCGTTTGGGGGCCTCCGGGAATCCAGCGGCCGCCCTGGCTGCCTTCCCTGGAGCTCTGTCCTGGAGCAGCATCTTTGGACCCCCATGCCTTGGGGGGCTCGTCAAAGCGCAGAGGCCTGAACCCCACTCCGATCTTCTGAAAGGGCCGGGGCAGGAGTCGGCTCCAGGACAGTCCTGGTGGACCCTGGCCTTCAAGAACCCCCTCTGGGGGTCCAAGCGTCCGGGGTCAAGACCTCCCCCAACCAGCCTGCCACCTGGTATTACCCCCGAGGGGGTGGAGCCCTGAGAGGGGCCGTGTCACCTGAGGCCCCATCAGGGGGGGCTGGGGACGCATGTTCCACCCCTCCCCCGTCTGCCGTCTTTAGAGTTTCTCTAGGTGACTGTCCGTGTTGGCATCACTCCCAGGGGTGGCTCAGGGTCCTTCCCTTCAAAGCGAACCTGTCCTGACCCCGCCTGGCGGGACCTTTCCACCTCGGCCTCTCTGAGCTCACTCCTCAGTGTCCACACAATAGTGGCCAGTCCTGGAGCTGGCACGTAGGGACCAGACTTGCAGGGCTCCCCACTGTCCCTCTTCTTCCTGATGTTCCCATCTTGCTGGGCAGACACAGCAGTCAGCATCTGCACTCTGCAGGATTCCAGGCGGGTGCTGGGAGGGGCTCCCTCACACCTAAAACAGTAGAGCTGACCTGCTGGGTGGCTTGGGCaactttcttaacctctctgggcctgagtcacctcatctgtaaagtggggataaaaataaCCTATTCCTCACCAGATTGTTGCAGGATTAAGAGACGAAAGCTGTAACAGGCCAGGGAGAGGACCTGGGTCTCTAGCTAGAATTActgctctccttccctccacaaGGCCAGGGCCCTGCTGGGGCGCACAGAGCGCTCAGAGAGGCCCATGTTCTCTGGGCTGTCTGCGCATGGGTGTGGGGTCCAGGCTAGGAGCAGGTGGTGCCAGGAGCGTGTCCGAGTGTGACCCCGCTTCGTCGACCCCCCAGAACAAGAATGTCGTGGTGGCCGACTTCGGTCTGGCGCGGCTCATGGTGGACGACAAGACGCAGCCCGAGGACCTGCGAAGCCTCAAGAAGCCGGACCGCAAAAAGCGCTACACGGTGGTGGGCAACCCGTACTGGATGGCGCCCGAGATGATCCACGGTGAGGGACGGCTCCCTCTGCCACGCCCCGGGCCTGGGGTCCCGGCAGAGCTACAGCTGCCTGACCCCCGGCCTCCTGGGCCCCTCAGCTTCCTCTGAGTCCTGTAAGTCATTTCCCAAAGCTGCCGTAGTGGATTACCACACGCTTGGCTTAAAAGACACGCGTTGCCGTGTGGCCTGGAGGTCAGTTGCGCTGGGCTGAAGtcaggctgttccctctggcaCACGAGGGGAGAAtctgtctcccttccttctcagcttccagaggctTCTCCCTCCTCGGCTCATGGCCCTTTCCTCCCTCAGGGCGAGCAGCGCAGCCTCTTCTCTCTGACGTCGGTGTCCGTTGTCACATCTCTTTCCCtgaccctcctccctctctcgtAAGGACCCTGTGACTACGCAGAGCTCACCCAAAACTCCAGGAtcacctccccatctcaagatcctgaaccacacctgcaaagtcccgcGTAGGGCGGCGTGTTCCCAGGGCCCATGGAAGGGGACGTGGACCTCTTTGGGGCCATTACGCAGCTCAGCAcaagttctctctctcccaccccatttttttttttatcaggcCCGTCACACAGTGGTCCCGTGTGTGCCTGAGGTGGGGTTAGAAAGCCCCTCCACAGGCAGGTGGCGTGCAAGTGCAGGATCAGGGCAGGCAGAGACGGGGCCACCTCAGCGCCAGCTCTGACCGAACTTAACATAGGCCCCCAAGTgacttcacctgtaaaatgggactaaggGTCCCCATCTTTAAAGGGCAATGTGAGGATCAGATAATCTAATCTAGCCAGCGTTCACTGAAGTAGAACGGCTGAGGGCATTGCTGTTAACATCGTGAGGTGACTGGAaatattcccactttacagatgaggaaactgaggctcagagagtctaTCTCGGCTCCTGAGGCTGCGGTAACAAGTCACCACACACTGAGTGGCTGGGAACAACAGACATGTGTTGTCTGGCAGGCCTGAGGGCTGGAGGCCAGTCAGGTGTCCCCCTTGCAGGGACCTTAGGGGAGAAGCCATCCGTGCTGCTTCCAGCTCCTAGTGGCCGTCTCGGCACCCCCAGCCTTGTGGCCAcatccctccagtctctgccctcTCTTCACGCGGctgcctcctcttctgtctctctaaTAAGGACACTTGGGATGGTGTTGGGGTCCACCCACATAATCCAGGATTATCTCgtctcaagacccttaacttaatccTGTCTGCAAAGACACTTTCTTCAATAAAGTAACATTCGCAGGATCCACGGTTTGACGTGGTTATCTTTCGGGGCCACCATGAAGTccgtgacttgcccagagtcacacagctggtcagtgacGGAGCTGGGCCTGGAACTTCGCACCCAGGGCTCTCATCCTCACCCCCAGGGCTCCCAGAGGGTTTCCCTGGTGGGGTCGGGGGCAGAGCCTAACCCCTGATTCCGTGGAGTTGCCAGCATCTGTCTTCTGGTCCCGACCTGCTGAGTGGGGCATCGTCCCTGGACCGGCCCCCTCAGCGATTGACATCCTGGCCCCGCCTCGCTTCCTGACTGTCGGTCTCTTTGTCCAGGTCGCAGCTATGACGAGAAGGTGGACGTGTTTTCCTTTGGAATTGTCCTGTGTGAGGTAGGTCTGGGGCGGGCAGCAGTTGGCGTCGGGCCCAGCGGCTCCTCTCCGCCCCCCAGACTTGCAGGCTGCAGGCTGGAGTCTGCAGGGGCCCCAGCCAGGGAGGCTCCTGGGAACAGGGTTGCCCACAACCACCTGCATCCCCTGGGGGTGCGGTGGGCAGACTGGCACCAGGCCCAGGGTGACCAGTCCCAAACCCACCTGAGTGGCACTCGGCCCCAGGGGCCCCCGGGTAACTCCTGGGCCTCATGCTGGACAGATCATCGGGCGGGTGAATGCTGACCCCGACTACCTGCCCCGCACCATGGACTTTGGCCTCAACGTGCGAGGCTTCCTGGACCGCTACTGCCCCCCAAACTGCCCCCCAAGCTTCTTCCCCATTACTGTGCGCTGTTGTGATCTGGACCCTGAGAAGAGGTGAGTCGAGTGGGGGCCCAGCCTGGGGGGTGGAGCCAGTCCCCAGCAGAACCAGAACCCACTGTCCCCCTGCCTATCACCCCAGGCCCTCCTTCGTGAAGCTGGAGCAGTGGCTGGAGACCCTCCGCATGCATGTGGCCGGCCACCTGCCACTGGGCCCACAGCTGGAGCAGCTGGACAGGGGCTTCTGGGAGACCTACCGGCGTGGCGAGAGTGGACTACCTGCCCACCGC
This region of Equus quagga isolate Etosha38 chromosome 7, UCLA_HA_Equagga_1.0, whole genome shotgun sequence genomic DNA includes:
- the LIMK1 gene encoding LIM domain kinase 1 isoform X2 — protein: MLASAPRRNRFLRGAKCCDCSASLSHQYYEKDGQLFCKKDYWARYGESCHGCSEHITKGLVMVAGELKYHPECFICLACGTFIGDGDTYTLVEHSKLYCGHCYYQTVVTPVIEQILPDSPSSHLPHTVTLVSIPASSHGKRGLSVSIDPAHGPPGCGTEHSHTVRVQGVDPGCMSPDVKNSIHVGDRILEINGTPIRNVPLDEIDLLIQETSRLLQLTLEHDPHDTLGHGLGPEPSPLSSPAHTPSGEAGSATRQKPVLRSYSIDRSPGAGSLGSPASQRKDLGRSESLRVVCRPHRIFRPSDLIHGEVLGKGCFGQAIKVTHRETGEVMVMKELIRFDEETQRTFLKEVKVMRCLEHPNVLKFIGVLYKDKRLNFITEYIKGGTLRGIIKSMESQYPWSQRVSFAKDIASGMAYLHSMNIIHRDLNSHNCLVRENKNVVVADFGLARLMVDDKTQPEDLRSLKKPDRKKRYTVVGNPYWMAPEMIHGRSYDEKVDVFSFGIVLCEIIGRVNADPDYLPRTMDFGLNVRGFLDRYCPPNCPPSFFPITVRCCDLDPEKRPSFVKLEQWLETLRMHVAGHLPLGPQLEQLDRGFWETYRRGESGLPAHREVPD
- the LIMK1 gene encoding LIM domain kinase 1 isoform X1, translated to MCASCGQRIYDGQYLQALNADWHADCFRCCDCSASLSHQYYEKDGQLFCKKDYWARYGESCHGCSEHITKGLVMVAGELKYHPECFICLACGTFIGDGDTYTLVEHSKLYCGHCYYQTVVTPVIEQILPDSPSSHLPHTVTLVSIPASSHGKRGLSVSIDPAHGPPGCGTEHSHTVRVQGVDPGCMSPDVKNSIHVGDRILEINGTPIRNVPLDEIDLLIQETSRLLQLTLEHDPHDTLGHGLGPEPSPLSSPAHTPSGEAGSATRQKPVLRSYSIDRSPGAGSLGSPASQRKDLGRSESLRVVCRPHRIFRPSDLIHGEVLGKGCFGQAIKVTHRETGEVMVMKELIRFDEETQRTFLKEVKVMRCLEHPNVLKFIGVLYKDKRLNFITEYIKGGTLRGIIKSMESQYPWSQRVSFAKDIASGMAYLHSMNIIHRDLNSHNCLVRENKNVVVADFGLARLMVDDKTQPEDLRSLKKPDRKKRYTVVGNPYWMAPEMIHGRSYDEKVDVFSFGIVLCEIIGRVNADPDYLPRTMDFGLNVRGFLDRYCPPNCPPSFFPITVRCCDLDPEKRPSFVKLEQWLETLRMHVAGHLPLGPQLEQLDRGFWETYRRGESGLPAHREVPD